In Ruminococcaceae bacterium BL-6, a genomic segment contains:
- a CDS encoding Peripla_BP_4 domain-containing protein: MMKKRLLAAVVCLSMLLGSAAGCSSGGGDSGSTAPAGGAASSSQSKGKEGKDLTFVIVPKCVHAWFDEVNKGAVAQANKLTEELGVKVSIDYRAPNTADVAEQNTVLQQAAATKPDGIALDPCDYKGSKAVIEEIQAQGIPVVLFDSPAPEGSNLTSVGNDFAEQATLAADKLAETIGKKGKVAVMQGLPTAPNHAERYQAHLDALKKYPDIQVIDGGIDNDNIETAQSQAAAVLAANPDLTGYLCCDASGPIGISAAIKEAGKVGKVKIVGMDNLIDILNYIKDGTMTATSSTMPQMQGSMAVLMMWQKHLGIDIPKTVDTGIAFIDSSNVDKWIEIVKK; this comes from the coding sequence ATGATGAAAAAAAGGTTATTGGCCGCAGTTGTTTGTTTATCCATGCTTCTCGGAAGCGCAGCCGGCTGCAGCTCCGGAGGAGGAGATTCGGGATCGACGGCCCCGGCAGGCGGAGCTGCATCCTCGTCTCAGTCGAAAGGAAAAGAGGGAAAAGATTTAACGTTCGTAATCGTCCCGAAATGTGTCCATGCCTGGTTTGATGAAGTCAATAAAGGCGCCGTCGCCCAGGCAAACAAGCTTACGGAAGAGCTCGGCGTCAAGGTTTCCATCGATTACCGCGCTCCCAATACGGCGGACGTCGCAGAACAGAATACCGTTCTGCAGCAGGCGGCGGCTACGAAGCCCGACGGCATTGCGCTTGACCCCTGCGACTATAAGGGCAGCAAAGCAGTCATTGAAGAGATCCAGGCGCAGGGGATCCCGGTAGTCCTGTTTGACTCCCCCGCTCCGGAGGGAAGCAATCTGACAAGTGTCGGAAACGATTTCGCGGAGCAGGCCACCCTTGCCGCCGATAAGCTGGCCGAAACCATCGGGAAAAAGGGCAAAGTCGCAGTCATGCAGGGCCTTCCCACCGCCCCCAACCATGCGGAGCGCTATCAGGCCCATCTGGATGCCCTGAAAAAATATCCTGATATTCAGGTGATTGACGGCGGCATCGACAACGACAATATCGAAACGGCTCAGTCCCAGGCCGCGGCGGTTCTGGCGGCAAATCCCGATCTTACCGGATACCTTTGCTGCGACGCGTCGGGCCCGATCGGTATTTCGGCCGCAATCAAAGAAGCCGGAAAAGTCGGCAAGGTCAAAATCGTCGGCATGGACAACCTGATCGATATTTTGAATTACATCAAGGACGGCACCATGACCGCCACCTCTTCCACCATGCCTCAGATGCAGGGATCCATGGCCGTATTGATGATGTGGCAAAAGCATCTCGGCATCGATATCCCAAAGACAGTTGATACAGGCATCGCTTTCATCGACAGCTCCAACGTCGACAAATGGATCGAAATCGTGAAAAAATGA
- the dhaK gene encoding PTS-dependent dihydroxyacetone kinase 2, dihydroxyacetone-binding subunit DhaK — MKKILNKDSNVVEEMLDGYLSAYGRYYEAIPGANAFTYKGRRKNKVSLVIGGGSGHEPLFSGYAGKGLADAVACGNIFASPNPQLIQSTAKAVDEGKGVLFIYGNYAGDNLNFDMAEELCDLEGIKTAHVRVWDDCASAPKERIQDRRGIAGDVYVIKIAGAACDAGFDLEEVTRIAEKARDNINTIGLATAPGSIPGLDKPTFELGEDEIEFGMGLHGEPGIERTTMKPANELVDRMYRELKAEMDLKASDEIAVLVNGLGSTTLLELNIVYHDLSRHLAEDRLIVHDAEVKSFCTCQEMGGFSITILRLDDELKKYYDTPCFSPFYAREEIKA, encoded by the coding sequence ATGAAAAAGATCCTAAACAAAGATTCCAATGTGGTGGAAGAAATGCTGGATGGGTATCTTTCCGCATACGGCAGATATTATGAGGCGATTCCGGGAGCCAATGCCTTTACATACAAAGGAAGGCGTAAAAACAAAGTTTCCCTGGTGATCGGCGGCGGCAGCGGCCATGAGCCCCTGTTCAGCGGATATGCGGGGAAAGGGTTGGCGGATGCCGTTGCATGCGGAAATATTTTTGCTTCCCCGAATCCCCAGCTGATACAATCGACGGCCAAAGCGGTCGATGAGGGAAAAGGCGTTCTGTTTATTTATGGGAACTATGCCGGAGACAACCTCAATTTTGACATGGCGGAAGAATTGTGTGATCTGGAAGGAATCAAAACCGCCCATGTGCGGGTTTGGGATGACTGTGCTTCGGCGCCGAAGGAGAGGATTCAGGACAGGCGCGGAATCGCAGGGGATGTTTATGTCATCAAAATAGCGGGCGCTGCCTGCGATGCGGGTTTTGACCTGGAGGAAGTAACCCGGATTGCAGAAAAAGCGCGTGATAACATCAATACGATCGGCCTTGCCACTGCCCCTGGCTCCATTCCCGGCTTGGATAAACCGACATTTGAACTGGGGGAAGATGAGATCGAATTTGGCATGGGCCTCCATGGCGAACCCGGGATCGAACGGACCACCATGAAGCCGGCAAACGAACTCGTCGACAGGATGTACCGCGAGCTGAAAGCGGAAATGGACCTGAAAGCGTCGGATGAAATCGCGGTTTTGGTAAACGGACTGGGCTCCACCACCCTGCTGGAGCTCAATATTGTGTATCATGATTTGAGCAGGCATCTGGCGGAGGATCGTTTGATCGTACATGATGCTGAAGTGAAAAGCTTTTGCACCTGCCAGGAGATGGGCGGATTTTCCATCACGATCCTCCGGCTTGACGATGAACTGAAGAAATATTATGATACCCCATGTTTTTCGCCGTTTTATGCGAGGGAGGAGATCAAAGCATGA
- a CDS encoding Dihydroxyacetone kinase DhaL subunit: MRSLTTAQTAGMIIAACDAVIENKPYLTEVDSKIGDGDHGIGMSGGMEKAKAALLEKDTFDDINTVFLITGMTMLNSMGGASGVIFGSMFLGGIKKLEPCKELDGETFTRIMRGSLNSIKERGKAQVGDKTMVDALEPAVIAMENSDKDDLAALLDKAEKAALQGVENTKNCVAKFGRAKSLLERAIGYQDAGATSVSIIFGAMHSYVQNL, from the coding sequence ATGAGATCATTGACAACCGCTCAAACCGCAGGCATGATCATCGCCGCCTGCGATGCGGTCATTGAAAATAAACCTTATCTTACGGAAGTGGACAGCAAGATCGGCGACGGTGACCACGGAATCGGCATGTCGGGCGGTATGGAGAAAGCCAAGGCTGCCTTGCTGGAAAAGGATACCTTCGATGATATTAATACGGTCTTTCTGATAACGGGGATGACCATGCTGAACTCGATGGGAGGAGCATCTGGCGTCATTTTCGGGTCCATGTTTTTAGGCGGCATCAAAAAGCTGGAGCCCTGCAAAGAATTGGACGGAGAAACTTTTACCAGAATCATGCGCGGCTCTTTGAACTCTATCAAAGAGAGAGGAAAAGCGCAGGTCGGAGACAAAACGATGGTGGATGCTCTGGAGCCTGCCGTGATCGCCATGGAGAACTCCGATAAAGATGATCTGGCGGCTCTGCTGGACAAGGCGGAAAAAGCGGCCCTGCAGGGAGTCGAAAATACAAAGAATTGTGTTGCAAAATTCGGAAGGGCAAAATCGCTGCTGGAAAGGGCGATTGGATACCAGGATGCCGGCGCGACCTCCGTTTCGATCATTTTCGGAGCGATGCATTCCTATGTTCAGAATCTATAA
- the eryH gene encoding L-erythrulose-1-phosphate isomerase — protein sequence MNSKKLYFGTNLKMYKNIQDTVEYLQALEKNTKEISRNIMELFVIPSYTSLSDAAKCVSRESIKLGAQNMCWEERGQFTGEISPLMLKELNLDIVEIGHSERRHIFGESNEEENKKVISALSHGFTALLCIGETSKEKEFDISNEVLKTQLKVGFANVDPKNAANIWVAYEPVWAIGEKGTPASVEYAEKKHRVIKDTLYKIFGGESLKIPVLYGGSVNSGNANDLIVQPSIDGLFVGRSAWNADSFDRLIRGAIKAFQANQTEHIRA from the coding sequence ATGAACAGTAAAAAACTATATTTCGGCACAAATCTTAAAATGTACAAAAACATACAGGATACGGTGGAATATCTGCAGGCACTCGAAAAGAACACGAAGGAAATCAGCCGTAACATCATGGAGCTGTTTGTGATCCCTTCCTATACATCCCTGAGTGATGCCGCAAAATGCGTGAGCCGGGAATCCATCAAGCTTGGCGCGCAGAATATGTGCTGGGAGGAGCGAGGCCAATTCACGGGTGAAATCTCCCCGTTAATGTTAAAAGAGCTTAATCTGGATATTGTTGAAATAGGCCATTCCGAGCGAAGACATATTTTCGGGGAAAGCAACGAAGAGGAAAACAAAAAGGTGATTTCCGCTTTAAGCCATGGCTTTACTGCCCTTCTGTGCATAGGGGAAACATCAAAAGAAAAAGAATTCGACATCAGCAATGAAGTATTGAAGACCCAATTAAAAGTGGGATTTGCAAATGTCGATCCCAAGAATGCCGCGAATATTTGGGTTGCCTATGAGCCTGTATGGGCGATCGGCGAAAAGGGGACTCCCGCGTCTGTCGAATATGCGGAAAAAAAGCACCGTGTGATCAAAGACACTTTATATAAAATATTTGGCGGAGAAAGCTTGAAGATTCCCGTGTTATACGGCGGCAGTGTCAATTCCGGCAACGCAAATGATCTGATCGTCCAGCCCTCCATCGACGGGCTTTTTGTCGGAAGAAGCGCTTGGAATGCAGATTCGTTTGATCGGCTGATCCGCGGTGCCATAAAAGCATTTCAAGCGAATCAAACGGAGCATATCCGGGCCTAA
- a CDS encoding Ketose-bisphosphate aldolase → MLVNTREMYADSMAGGYAIGGFDATNHFLAECIINAAEAKNTPILLMVPGFAFGGPNDREFIRYLVQRCESAKIPIALHLDHAATYELCVYAISKGFTSVMIDGSSLPFQDNVELTKGVVKCAHACSVSVEAEIGHVGGDEGKLDGTTASENYYTQTPEALNFIEQTNTDSLAVAFGTVHGIYKGPPKLDFERLDDLRKNIRIPLVMHGGSGLSDYDFKKVIAHGINKINIFSEISLSSSRLLYKNLKKVDGNIHIQEALSETSDDIVLIIKKYIDLFHNL, encoded by the coding sequence TTGTTAGTCAATACAAGGGAGATGTATGCGGATTCGATGGCGGGCGGGTACGCGATCGGCGGATTTGATGCCACCAATCATTTTTTAGCGGAATGTATCATCAATGCGGCGGAAGCAAAGAATACGCCGATCCTTCTGATGGTTCCCGGTTTTGCATTCGGCGGCCCGAATGACAGGGAATTCATCCGCTATCTTGTCCAGCGCTGTGAATCGGCCAAAATCCCGATCGCCTTACATCTGGATCACGCCGCCACATATGAACTGTGTGTCTATGCCATTTCGAAAGGTTTTACATCTGTTATGATCGACGGTTCTTCCCTTCCGTTTCAGGATAACGTCGAGCTTACGAAAGGCGTCGTAAAATGTGCGCACGCCTGCAGCGTTTCGGTAGAGGCCGAAATAGGCCATGTGGGAGGTGACGAAGGGAAATTGGACGGCACAACCGCCAGCGAGAATTACTATACCCAAACTCCTGAGGCGTTGAATTTTATTGAACAAACAAATACGGATTCTCTTGCAGTTGCTTTTGGAACGGTCCATGGAATCTATAAAGGACCCCCAAAGCTGGATTTTGAGCGCCTGGATGATTTGCGAAAGAATATAAGGATTCCCCTTGTCATGCACGGCGGTTCCGGATTGAGCGATTATGATTTCAAAAAGGTGATTGCGCATGGAATCAATAAAATAAACATCTTTTCCGAAATATCGTTAAGCTCTTCCAGGCTGTTGTACAAAAACCTGAAAAAAGTTGATGGAAATATCCATATTCAAGAGGCGCTGAGCGAAACTTCTGATGATATTGTGTTAATTATCAAAAAATATATTGATCTATTTCATAATTTGTGA
- a CDS encoding Transcriptional regulator, DeoR family, giving the protein MISVKKEDVPMNKRKQRINDLMDLIREQPALSIKNLAEMLNVSEMTIRRDMAYLKSNNLLNRAHGMNFLNSTSSISDAHHPYNLSTEFTKYNAEKDRIGRFASTLIDPGDIIIIDSGTTAGMLSNHIPENMNLTILCYNYYTLSQLYNKNGVSIIFPGGYFHRTDQMFESSEGLNLIKNHRANKLFIGASGIHEKLGMTCAHNYEVLTKRAVLNSSLIKILLADSSKFGIVNTAYFAQLNEIDVVVTDKGISKGWQNFISNLGKKLYIV; this is encoded by the coding sequence ATGATATCTGTTAAAAAAGAAGATGTGCCTATGAATAAAAGAAAGCAAAGAATCAACGATTTGATGGATCTTATCCGGGAGCAGCCCGCTTTGTCTATTAAAAATCTTGCTGAAATGTTAAATGTATCAGAAATGACAATCAGGCGGGATATGGCTTATTTAAAATCGAACAACCTGCTAAATCGCGCTCATGGGATGAACTTTCTCAATTCCACGAGCAGCATTTCGGATGCTCATCATCCCTATAATCTTTCAACCGAATTTACGAAATATAATGCTGAAAAGGACAGAATAGGCCGATTCGCCTCAACTTTGATCGACCCCGGCGATATCATCATCATCGATTCCGGAACGACGGCGGGAATGCTGTCCAATCATATTCCGGAAAATATGAATCTTACCATCCTTTGCTATAATTATTATACGTTGTCACAGCTTTACAATAAAAACGGCGTCTCCATCATCTTCCCCGGCGGGTATTTTCATCGTACGGATCAGATGTTTGAATCCTCGGAAGGGCTGAATTTAATCAAAAATCACCGCGCGAATAAACTTTTTATCGGTGCTTCTGGGATCCATGAAAAACTGGGCATGACCTGCGCACATAATTATGAGGTACTTACAAAACGCGCGGTTTTAAATTCTTCTTTAATCAAAATCTTACTTGCTGACTCCAGCAAGTTTGGAATTGTGAACACAGCGTATTTTGCACAGCTGAATGAAATTGACGTTGTGGTTACCGATAAGGGGATCTCAAAAGGCTGGCAGAATTTTATTTCAAATTTAGGGAAAAAGTTGTATATTGTTTAA
- a CDS encoding protein of unknown function (Evidence 5 : Unknown function), whose product MEIIFNEKPYLLDLFTVTNRLAILNLRIKQNLNVLRHIRLEVVFTSEDMIK is encoded by the coding sequence TTGGAAATCATATTTAATGAAAAGCCATACCTGTTAGATCTATTTACTGTTACTAACCGCTTAGCAATTTTGAATTTGCGTATCAAACAGAACCTTAATGTACTTCGTCATATTCGTTTAGAAGTTGTATTCACAAGCGAAGATATGATAAAATGA